One Pseudomonas abieticivorans genomic region harbors:
- the trhA gene encoding PAQR family membrane homeostasis protein TrhA — MYHGERFNAWTHLVGAVLAFIGATWLLVVASLQGDVWKIVSVAIYGVTLLLLYSMSTVYHSVRGRAKVIMQKVDHFSIYLLIAGSYTPFCLVTLRGPWGWTLFGVVWGLALIGILQEIKPRSEARVLSIVIYAVMGWIVLVAVKPLIAALGQAGFNWLAAGGIFYTVGIIFFAFDSRFRHWHGIWHLFVIAGSLLHFVAIMFYVL; from the coding sequence ATGTATCACGGCGAACGATTCAACGCCTGGACACACCTGGTCGGTGCGGTGCTGGCCTTCATTGGGGCAACTTGGCTGCTGGTAGTGGCCAGCTTGCAGGGCGATGTATGGAAGATTGTCAGCGTGGCCATCTATGGCGTGACGCTGTTGCTGCTGTACAGCATGTCTACGGTGTACCACAGCGTACGCGGGCGGGCGAAAGTGATCATGCAGAAGGTCGATCATTTTTCGATCTACTTGCTGATCGCTGGCAGTTACACGCCGTTTTGCCTGGTGACCCTGCGTGGGCCTTGGGGCTGGACGTTGTTCGGGGTGGTGTGGGGGCTGGCGTTGATCGGCATCCTGCAAGAGATCAAGCCGCGCTCGGAGGCGCGAGTGCTGTCCATCGTGATCTACGCGGTGATGGGTTGGATCGTGCTGGTGGCGGTCAAGCCGCTGATCGCCGCCCTTGGCCAGGCAGGCTTCAACTGGCTGGCGGCGGGCGGGATTTTCTACACCGTGGGCATCATCTTCTTTGCCTTCGACAGCCGCTTCCGCCACTGGCATGGCATCTGGCACCTGTTCGTGATCGCCGGCAGCCTGCTGCACTTCGTGGCGATCATGTTCTACGTGCTTTAG
- a CDS encoding adenosylmethionine--8-amino-7-oxononanoate transaminase, with protein sequence MGLNNQWMQRDLAVVWHPCTQMKDHEQLPLIPIKRGEGVWLEDFEGKRYLDAVSSWWVNVFGHANPRINQRIKDQVDQLEHVILAGFSHQPVIELSERLVKITPEGLTRCFYADNGSSCIEVALKMSFHYWVNRGQPNKKRFVTLTNSYHGETIAAMSVGDVPLFTETYKPLLLDTLKVPSPDCYLRPEGMSWEEHSRTMFMAMEQTLAEHHQSVAAVIIEPLIQGAGGMRMYHPVYLKLLREACDRYGVHLIHDEIAVGFGRTGTMFACEQADMRPDFLLLSKALTGGYLPLAACITTDDVYSAFYDDYSTLRAFLHSHSYTGNPLACAAALATLDIFEQDNVVENNKALAARMASATAHLADHAHVSEVRQTGMVLAIEMVQDKASKTAYPWQERRGLKVFNHALERGALLRPLGSVVYFLPPYVITPEQIDFLAEVASEGIDIATRDSVSVAVPGNFHPDFRDPG encoded by the coding sequence ATGGGCCTCAACAACCAGTGGATGCAGCGCGACCTCGCCGTCGTCTGGCACCCCTGCACCCAGATGAAAGACCACGAGCAACTGCCGCTGATCCCGATCAAGCGCGGCGAAGGCGTGTGGCTGGAAGACTTCGAAGGCAAGCGTTACCTCGACGCCGTCAGCTCTTGGTGGGTGAACGTGTTCGGCCACGCCAACCCGCGCATCAACCAGCGTATCAAGGACCAGGTCGATCAACTGGAACATGTGATCCTGGCGGGGTTCAGCCACCAGCCGGTGATCGAGCTATCGGAGCGCTTGGTGAAGATCACGCCCGAAGGCCTGACCCGGTGCTTCTACGCCGATAATGGCTCGTCCTGCATCGAAGTGGCGCTGAAAATGAGCTTCCACTACTGGGTCAACCGCGGCCAGCCGAACAAGAAGCGCTTCGTCACCCTGACCAACAGCTACCACGGCGAAACCATTGCCGCGATGTCCGTGGGTGACGTGCCATTGTTCACCGAAACCTACAAGCCGCTGCTGCTCGACACCCTCAAGGTGCCAAGCCCTGACTGCTACCTGCGCCCCGAAGGCATGAGCTGGGAAGAACACTCGCGCACTATGTTCATGGCCATGGAGCAGACCCTGGCCGAGCACCATCAAAGCGTCGCGGCCGTGATCATCGAGCCGCTGATCCAAGGCGCTGGCGGCATGCGCATGTACCACCCGGTGTACCTCAAGCTGCTGCGCGAGGCGTGCGACCGCTACGGCGTGCACCTGATCCACGACGAAATCGCCGTGGGTTTCGGCCGCACCGGCACTATGTTCGCCTGCGAGCAGGCCGACATGCGCCCCGATTTCCTGCTGCTGTCCAAGGCCCTGACCGGCGGCTACCTGCCGCTGGCCGCGTGCATCACCACTGACGATGTGTACAGCGCGTTCTACGACGACTACTCGACCCTGCGCGCCTTCCTCCACTCGCACAGTTACACCGGCAACCCGCTGGCTTGCGCGGCCGCACTGGCGACCCTGGACATCTTCGAACAGGACAACGTGGTCGAGAACAACAAGGCCCTGGCCGCGCGCATGGCCAGCGCCACCGCGCACCTGGCTGACCACGCCCACGTATCCGAAGTGCGCCAGACCGGCATGGTGCTGGCCATCGAGATGGTCCAGGACAAAGCCAGCAAGACCGCCTACCCGTGGCAGGAGCGCCGTGGCCTGAAGGTGTTCAACCATGCCTTGGAACGCGGCGCCCTCCTGCGCCCGCTGGGCAGCGTGGTGTACTTTTTGCCACCCTACGTGATCACGCCAGAGCAGATCGACTTCTTGGCCGAAGTGGCCAGCGAAGGCATCGACATCGCCACGCGTGACAGCGTGAGCGTGGCCGTGCCAGGCAACTTCCACCCTGATTTCCGCGACCCGGGCTAG
- the madM gene encoding malonate transporter subunit MadM, translated as MWAFIKHDLEANSLVTAFAVVGVIMWVSMVLSKRLTYGRIHGSAFAIVIGLVLAWVGGTMTGGQKGLADLSLFSGIGLMGGAMLRDFAIVATAFEVQATEARKAGLIGAVALLLGTVLPFIFGASVAWAFGYRDAVSMTTIGAGAVTYIVGPVTGAAIGASSAVIALSIATGLIKAILVMVCTPMAARWMGLDNPRSAMVFGGLAGTVSGVTAGLAATDRRLVPYGALTATFHTGLGCLLGPSVLYFIVRGIMGA; from the coding sequence ATGTGGGCCTTCATCAAGCACGATCTGGAAGCCAACAGCCTGGTCACCGCGTTCGCCGTGGTGGGCGTGATCATGTGGGTTTCGATGGTACTGTCCAAGCGCCTGACCTACGGGCGTATCCACGGTTCGGCCTTTGCCATCGTGATTGGCCTGGTGCTGGCCTGGGTCGGCGGCACCATGACAGGAGGCCAGAAAGGCCTGGCCGACCTCTCGCTGTTCTCTGGCATCGGCCTGATGGGCGGGGCCATGTTGCGCGACTTCGCCATTGTCGCCACGGCCTTCGAAGTACAGGCCACCGAGGCGCGCAAAGCCGGCCTTATCGGTGCCGTGGCGTTGCTGCTGGGCACGGTGTTGCCGTTCATTTTTGGCGCATCGGTGGCCTGGGCCTTTGGCTACCGCGATGCGGTGAGCATGACCACCATTGGCGCAGGCGCGGTGACCTATATCGTTGGCCCAGTGACGGGGGCTGCCATTGGCGCGAGTTCGGCGGTGATCGCGCTGTCGATCGCCACCGGGCTGATCAAGGCGATTTTGGTGATGGTGTGCACGCCCATGGCGGCGCGCTGGATGGGCCTGGATAACCCGCGTTCGGCGATGGTGTTCGGTGGCCTGGCTGGCACCGTGAGTGGCGTGACCGCAGGGTTGGCAGCGACGGATCGCCGATTGGTGCCGTATGGCGCCCTGACTGCGACGTTCCACACCGGGTTGGGTTGTTTGCTGGGGCCTTCGGTGTTGTATTTCATTGTGCGGGGCATCATGGGGGCTTGA
- a CDS encoding YceI family protein, translating into MLKKTFAALALGTALLTAGQAMAADYTIDKEGNHAFINFKISHLGYSFIYGTFKDWAGTFSFDAAKPEDSKINITLNTKSVDTNHAERDKHIQSKDFLETDKYPTATFVSTSVKTTGKNADGKLTADVTGDLTLHGVTKPVVVKTVFLGEGKDPWGGYRAGFEGTTTIKRSDFGKMMDLGPQSDTMTLDITFEGVQKK; encoded by the coding sequence ATGTTGAAAAAGACTTTTGCTGCACTGGCCTTGGGCACCGCGCTGCTGACTGCAGGCCAAGCCATGGCTGCCGACTACACCATCGACAAGGAAGGCAACCATGCCTTCATCAACTTCAAGATCAGCCACCTGGGCTACAGCTTCATCTACGGTACCTTCAAGGACTGGGCCGGCACCTTCAGCTTTGACGCTGCCAAGCCTGAAGACAGCAAGATCAATATCACCTTGAACACCAAGAGCGTTGACACCAACCACGCTGAACGTGACAAGCACATCCAGAGCAAGGACTTCCTGGAAACCGACAAGTACCCAACCGCTACGTTCGTGTCCACCAGCGTCAAGACCACCGGCAAGAATGCTGATGGCAAGCTGACTGCCGACGTGACCGGCGACCTGACCCTGCATGGCGTGACCAAGCCAGTCGTGGTCAAAACCGTGTTCCTGGGCGAAGGCAAGGATCCGTGGGGCGGCTACCGTGCGGGCTTTGAAGGCACCACCACCATCAAGCGTTCTGATTTCGGCAAGATGATGGACCTGGGCCCGCAGTCCGACACCATGACCCTGGACATCACCTTCGAGGGCGTGCAGAAGAAGTAA
- a CDS encoding cytochrome b encodes MQLRNSTSRYGWVSIVLHWGVALAVFGLFALGLWMVDLGYYDPWRKAGPDLHKSIGLTLFFVMLLRVVWRFVSAPPPAPANHSRFVRMAAKLGHAFLYLDLFLVMFAGYLISTADGVGIPVFGLFEVPALISGLPDQAETAGTVHLYLAWTLVIFAVLHGLAALKHHFIDRDATLVRMFGRKA; translated from the coding sequence ATGCAGTTACGTAACTCCACTTCTCGTTATGGCTGGGTCAGCATCGTGCTGCACTGGGGTGTTGCCCTGGCGGTGTTCGGTTTGTTTGCGCTGGGCCTGTGGATGGTCGACCTCGGCTACTACGACCCGTGGCGCAAGGCCGGCCCTGACCTGCACAAGAGCATCGGCCTGACCTTGTTCTTCGTCATGCTGTTGCGGGTGGTGTGGCGTTTTGTCAGTGCACCGCCACCGGCCCCGGCCAACCACAGCCGCTTCGTGCGGATGGCGGCCAAGCTGGGCCATGCGTTCCTGTATCTGGACCTGTTCCTGGTCATGTTCGCCGGTTACCTGATTTCCACCGCCGATGGCGTGGGCATCCCAGTATTTGGCCTGTTCGAAGTGCCGGCGCTGATCAGCGGGCTGCCCGACCAGGCAGAAACCGCCGGCACGGTGCACCTGTATCTCGCCTGGACCCTGGTGATCTTTGCAGTACTCCATGGCTTGGCGGCGCTCAAACATCACTTCATTGACCGTGATGCCACCCTTGTTCGTATGTTCGGCCGCAAGGCCTGA
- a CDS encoding malonate decarboxylase holo-ACP synthase gives MAVNPLPHDLLWGCRAEHLPADAPDWAAQAMLHGQPVVVRRAQLADGLVAIGIRGVGREQRYAAQMPLAAVTRRVSPESLIERDSVHDWPAIRALRQLRPMLNASGLTWGVSGSAGFELASGVAALHAGSDLDLIVRAPVALDKYAARQLLGLIDQAECQVDLQLQTPCGAVALREWAGAAGKVLLKSSSAAVLVRDPWNPQELAA, from the coding sequence ATGGCAGTGAACCCGCTACCCCACGACCTGCTGTGGGGCTGTCGCGCCGAGCATTTGCCGGCCGACGCCCCGGACTGGGCAGCCCAGGCCATGCTGCATGGTCAACCAGTGGTGGTGCGGCGGGCGCAACTGGCAGACGGCCTGGTCGCTATCGGGATACGCGGGGTAGGGCGCGAACAGCGCTACGCCGCGCAGATGCCCTTGGCGGCGGTGACGCGGCGGGTTTCACCGGAGTCATTGATCGAAAGGGACAGCGTCCACGACTGGCCGGCAATCAGAGCATTACGCCAATTACGGCCAATGTTAAACGCTAGCGGATTGACCTGGGGCGTGAGCGGCAGCGCCGGTTTCGAGCTGGCCAGTGGCGTGGCGGCCTTGCATGCCGGCAGCGACCTGGACCTGATCGTGCGGGCGCCCGTGGCGTTGGATAAGTATGCCGCGCGGCAGTTGCTTGGCCTGATTGATCAGGCTGAGTGCCAGGTCGACCTGCAACTGCAAACGCCCTGCGGCGCAGTGGCCTTGCGTGAATGGGCGGGGGCTGCGGGCAAGGTGTTGCTCAAGTCGTCCAGCGCCGCCGTGCTTGTCCGCGACCCCTGGAATCCACAGGAGCTGGCAGCATGA
- a CDS encoding 16S rRNA (uracil(1498)-N(3))-methyltransferase, translated as MRLSRFYIDTPLSLGEHELPEAQAHYIGRVLRMAEGDAVQLFDGSGQEFLATLLEVGKKRVRVGINESFAGQPESSLKVHLGQGLSRGERMDWAIQKATELGVNEITPIISERCEVRLKDERAEKRQLHWQQIAVSACEQCGRSTVPVIHAPQLLADWLKANDAELKLVLHPVAEPLVSHARPASLAFLIGPEGGLNDAEVSQAQSAGFHAARLGPRVLRTETAPVVALAVAQQLWGDF; from the coding sequence ATGAGACTCTCCCGCTTCTACATCGACACGCCCCTGAGCCTGGGCGAACACGAACTACCTGAAGCCCAGGCCCACTACATCGGTCGCGTGCTGCGCATGGCCGAAGGCGACGCCGTGCAACTGTTCGACGGCAGCGGCCAGGAATTTCTCGCCACGCTGCTGGAAGTCGGCAAGAAACGCGTGCGCGTAGGCATCAACGAAAGCTTTGCCGGCCAACCGGAATCATCGCTCAAGGTGCACCTGGGCCAGGGCTTGTCCCGTGGCGAGCGCATGGATTGGGCCATTCAGAAAGCCACCGAGCTTGGCGTTAATGAAATCACCCCGATCATCAGCGAACGTTGCGAAGTGCGGCTCAAGGATGAGCGCGCGGAAAAACGCCAACTGCACTGGCAACAGATCGCCGTCAGCGCCTGCGAGCAGTGCGGCCGCTCTACCGTGCCGGTGATCCACGCGCCGCAACTGCTGGCCGATTGGCTGAAAGCCAACGACGCCGAACTCAAGCTGGTGCTGCACCCGGTGGCCGAGCCGCTGGTCAGCCACGCCAGGCCGGCCAGCCTGGCCTTCCTGATCGGCCCGGAAGGCGGCCTGAACGACGCCGAGGTCAGCCAGGCCCAGAGCGCCGGGTTCCACGCGGCGCGCCTGGGCCCGCGGGTGCTGCGCACTGAAACCGCCCCCGTGGTGGCCCTGGCGGTGGCCCAGCAGCTGTGGGGCGATTTCTAA
- the madL gene encoding malonate transporter subunit MadL, with the protein MIIYGVALLAICTLAGVIVGDLLGALLGVNSNVGGVGIAMILLICARLAMHKRGGLSKDCEMGVGFWGAMYIPVVVAMAAQQNVVTALHGGPVAVLAAIGSVLICGSTIALISRTNKGEPLPAEPDPLKAQVAPVGGH; encoded by the coding sequence ATGATTATTTACGGTGTGGCTCTATTGGCTATCTGCACGTTGGCGGGGGTGATCGTCGGCGATCTGCTCGGCGCCCTGTTGGGGGTGAACTCCAATGTCGGCGGGGTGGGCATTGCGATGATCCTGCTGATTTGCGCACGCTTGGCGATGCATAAGCGCGGCGGCCTGAGCAAGGACTGCGAAATGGGCGTGGGCTTCTGGGGCGCCATGTACATCCCGGTGGTGGTGGCCATGGCGGCGCAGCAGAACGTGGTGACTGCCTTGCACGGTGGCCCGGTGGCCGTATTGGCGGCGATCGGTTCGGTGCTGATCTGCGGGTCGACCATTGCCCTGATCAGCCGTACCAACAAGGGCGAGCCGCTACCGGCCGAGCCCGACCCGCTCAAGGCGCAGGTCGCGCCAGTGGGAGGGCACTGA
- a CDS encoding LysR family transcriptional regulator, translating to MLIDEELTLKKLEIFLAFMRTGNLARAAAELSTSTVSVHRAIHSLESALRCPLFKHEGRTLTPLESAYVLEERAQKLVQDVVGTVQATREAAGFSAERFRLGSLYSLTVKTVPQLIMGLKLRRSELNIDLILGSNIDLLYKLKNMETDAILVSLDDNINDPDCAHIPLFSDDIFLATPIDSPFAQHAEVDLADLKEMTFITLTQGFATHQDGVRTFQQAGFEPKVAMQVNDIFTLLSMVSSGVGYALLPGRIAAVYENHVKLVPLQARYRLQQHIGVVFMKAKERDPNLLALLAECRMYAHRLA from the coding sequence ATGTTGATCGACGAAGAGTTGACCTTAAAGAAGCTGGAAATATTCCTGGCCTTCATGCGCACCGGCAACCTGGCCCGCGCCGCCGCCGAACTCTCGACCAGCACGGTCAGCGTGCACCGGGCGATCCACTCATTGGAAAGCGCCCTGCGCTGCCCGCTGTTCAAGCACGAGGGCCGCACACTCACGCCGCTGGAAAGCGCCTATGTGCTGGAAGAGCGCGCGCAAAAGCTGGTGCAGGACGTGGTCGGCACCGTGCAGGCCACCCGCGAGGCCGCCGGTTTCTCCGCCGAGCGCTTTCGCTTGGGTTCGCTGTACTCGCTGACGGTAAAAACGGTGCCGCAGCTGATCATGGGCCTGAAACTGCGGCGCAGCGAGCTGAACATCGACCTGATCCTGGGCTCCAACATCGACCTGCTGTACAAGCTCAAGAACATGGAGACCGACGCGATATTGGTGTCGCTGGACGACAACATCAACGACCCGGACTGCGCGCACATACCGCTGTTTTCCGATGACATCTTCCTGGCAACGCCCATCGACTCACCCTTTGCCCAGCACGCGGAAGTGGACCTGGCCGACCTCAAGGAAATGACCTTCATTACCCTGACCCAGGGGTTTGCCACCCACCAGGACGGTGTCCGGACATTCCAGCAGGCGGGGTTCGAGCCGAAGGTGGCGATGCAGGTGAACGACATCTTCACCCTGCTGAGCATGGTCAGTTCCGGGGTGGGTTACGCGCTGCTGCCAGGGCGGATCGCGGCGGTGTACGAGAACCACGTCAAGCTGGTGCCGCTGCAGGCGCGCTATCGCTTGCAGCAGCACATTGGCGTGGTGTTCATGAAGGCCAAGGAGCGCGACCCGAACCTGCTGGCGCTGTTGGCTGAATGCCGGATGTATGCGCACCGGCTGGCTTGA
- the mdcH gene encoding malonate decarboxylase subunit epsilon, translating into MSSLLVFPGQGAQQVGMLHALPEHALVRECLAQAGDALGEDILQLDTEPALASTRAVQLCLLIAGVAGARLLLDQSAWPDYVAGLSIGAYPAAVVAGALDFADALRLVALRGELMQAAYPQGHGMTAIVGLDLTCVERLLAQVPGPVYLANINADNQLVIAGSHAAMQQVAALAKARGGVAKRLAISVPSHCPLLAEPAGQLAEAFASVELNTPRIRYLSSTTARPVLTPDKLRDDLAFNMCRVVDWRALVDSAFERGVRLQIEMPPGAVLTGLGRKVFHAGSVAFQGARLDTLSALLREEGRRIS; encoded by the coding sequence ATGAGCAGCCTGCTGGTGTTCCCCGGCCAAGGTGCGCAACAGGTGGGCATGCTGCATGCACTGCCCGAGCATGCCTTGGTTCGCGAATGCCTGGCGCAGGCGGGCGACGCACTGGGCGAAGACATCTTGCAACTCGACACCGAGCCGGCATTGGCCAGCACCCGAGCGGTGCAACTGTGTTTGCTGATTGCCGGGGTTGCCGGTGCTCGGCTGTTGCTTGATCAATCGGCCTGGCCTGACTACGTCGCCGGGCTGTCCATCGGCGCCTACCCGGCGGCAGTGGTGGCAGGCGCCTTGGATTTTGCCGATGCGCTGCGCCTGGTGGCCCTGCGCGGTGAACTGATGCAGGCCGCTTATCCACAGGGCCATGGCATGACTGCGATCGTCGGCCTGGACTTGACCTGCGTCGAACGCTTGCTTGCGCAAGTGCCGGGGCCGGTGTACCTGGCCAACATCAATGCCGACAACCAACTGGTGATTGCCGGCAGCCATGCCGCCATGCAGCAGGTGGCGGCACTGGCGAAGGCACGAGGGGGGGTGGCCAAGCGGCTGGCAATCAGCGTGCCCTCCCATTGCCCGTTGCTGGCTGAGCCTGCGGGGCAATTGGCCGAGGCGTTTGCCAGCGTCGAACTCAATACCCCGCGCATCCGTTACCTGAGCAGTACCACGGCGCGGCCGGTGCTGACGCCAGACAAGCTGCGCGACGACCTGGCGTTCAACATGTGCCGCGTCGTCGACTGGCGCGCCCTGGTCGACAGCGCCTTCGAACGGGGTGTGCGCCTACAGATCGAGATGCCACCAGGTGCCGTGCTCACGGGCCTGGGGCGCAAGGTTTTCCACGCGGGCAGCGTCGCCTTCCAGGGCGCCCGGCTCGACACGCTGAGCGCGCTGCTGCGCGAGGAGGGGCGCCGCATCAGCTAA
- a CDS encoding flavin monoamine oxidase family protein codes for MSAGWLRACALVIIGLFSVSALGQDKPKTAIVVGGGLAGLTAAYELQNKGWQVTLLEAKPTMGGRSGLATSEWIGNAKAQPELNQYLDTFKLTTIPAPEYVRTPGYLIDGDYFSAADLATKQPATAEGVQRYEKALDELARSISDPLNPAANSALFALDQMSASAWLDKLNLPPTARQLVNQRIRTRYDEPSRLSLLFLAQQARVYRDISDRDLRAARLPGGSVVLAQALVKQLKTIKTSSPVSAITQDKEGVTVRVGAVGYQADYVVLAVPLRALGNIQMTPSLDAQHMAAIKGTNYGWHDQLLLKFKTPVWESKARMSGEIFSNAGLGMLWIEPALKGGANVVINISGDNARVLQAFGDKQMADQVLIRLHTFYPQARGAFTGYEIRRFSTDPGTGGSYLAFGPGQLSKYWRLWERPVQRVAFAGEHTDALFSGTLEGALRSGQRAASQVVDMAAGKSFEPVKVAPVAAVAAVGAAGAAAASKGNFFTRLFGGKEEPAPAPAPAPAPAPVPAPTPAPAPAPVAPAPVAAPAPAKAAPAKKAPVKKAATKAPAKKPVAKKVVPAKKPAPATE; via the coding sequence ATGTCTGCTGGTTGGCTGCGCGCCTGTGCGCTGGTGATAATAGGGCTGTTCAGCGTTTCGGCGCTGGGGCAGGACAAACCCAAGACTGCAATCGTGGTGGGCGGCGGGCTGGCCGGCCTGACCGCGGCCTATGAGCTGCAGAACAAAGGCTGGCAGGTGACCCTGCTTGAAGCCAAACCGACCATGGGCGGTCGTTCGGGCCTTGCCACCAGCGAATGGATTGGCAACGCCAAGGCGCAGCCGGAGCTCAACCAGTACCTGGATACCTTCAAGCTCACCACCATTCCTGCGCCGGAATACGTGCGTACCCCGGGCTACCTGATCGATGGCGACTATTTCAGCGCCGCCGACCTTGCGACCAAGCAGCCGGCCACCGCCGAAGGCGTGCAACGTTACGAAAAAGCGCTGGATGAATTGGCGCGCTCGATCAGCGACCCGCTGAACCCGGCCGCCAACAGCGCCTTGTTCGCCCTGGACCAAATGAGCGCGTCGGCCTGGCTGGATAAGCTTAACCTGCCACCTACGGCTCGCCAGTTGGTCAACCAGCGTATTCGTACCCGCTACGACGAGCCGTCGCGCCTGTCGCTGCTGTTCCTGGCCCAGCAGGCCCGCGTCTACCGTGACATCAGCGACCGCGACCTGCGTGCCGCCCGCCTGCCTGGTGGCAGCGTGGTGTTGGCCCAGGCACTGGTCAAGCAACTGAAGACCATCAAGACCAGCTCGCCGGTATCGGCCATCACCCAGGACAAGGAGGGTGTCACCGTGCGCGTCGGTGCGGTGGGTTACCAGGCCGATTACGTGGTGCTGGCAGTCCCGTTGCGTGCCCTGGGCAATATCCAGATGACGCCGTCGCTGGACGCTCAGCACATGGCGGCCATCAAGGGCACCAACTACGGTTGGCACGATCAGTTGTTGCTCAAGTTCAAGACCCCGGTGTGGGAGAGCAAGGCGCGCATGTCGGGTGAGATCTTCAGCAACGCCGGCCTTGGCATGTTGTGGATCGAGCCGGCCCTGAAGGGCGGTGCCAACGTGGTGATCAATATTTCCGGTGACAACGCTCGCGTGCTGCAAGCCTTCGGCGACAAGCAGATGGCCGATCAGGTGCTGATCCGCCTGCACACCTTCTACCCGCAAGCCCGCGGTGCCTTTACCGGCTACGAGATCCGTCGCTTCAGCACCGACCCCGGCACGGGCGGTTCGTACCTGGCCTTTGGCCCTGGCCAGTTGAGCAAGTACTGGCGCTTGTGGGAGCGCCCGGTGCAGCGTGTAGCCTTTGCGGGCGAACATACCGATGCGCTGTTCTCCGGCACCCTGGAAGGCGCGCTGCGCTCCGGCCAGCGGGCTGCCAGCCAAGTGGTCGACATGGCCGCCGGCAAGTCGTTCGAACCGGTCAAGGTCGCGCCTGTAGCTGCCGTGGCCGCCGTGGGTGCTGCGGGTGCTGCCGCTGCGTCCAAAGGCAATTTCTTTACCCGCCTGTTCGGTGGCAAGGAAGAGCCGGCTCCGGCTCCAGCCCCAGCCCCGGCTCCCGCACCGGTTCCTGCGCCAACTCCAGCTCCCGCTCCTGCACCTGTTGCGCCTGCGCCTGTAGCTGCGCCAGCACCTGCCAAAGCCGCACCTGCCAAGAAGGCGCCGGTCAAGAAGGCGGCCACCAAAGCCCCGGCCAAAAAGCCGGTGGCCAAGAAAGTCGTACCGGCCAAGAAGCCAGCGCCAGCCACTGAGTAA